The Kluyvera intermedia genome window below encodes:
- a CDS encoding cobyric acid synthase, with product MTQAIMLQGTASDVGKSMLVAGLCRIFYQDGLRTAPFKSQNMALNSGITPDGKEMGRAQIFQAEAAGIAPDVRMNPILLKPTSDRKAQIVLMGEVASNMDAVSYHNYKPKLREQIISVYQSLAQEYDVLVLEGAGSPAEINLRDRDIVNMGMAEMAQCPVILVADIDRGGVFASIYGTLALLQDHERTRVKGVIINKFRGDVALLYSGIEQVEALTNVPVLGVMPWLEVDLEDEDGVALQKGKYRHIQQREIDVAVVQLPHISNFTDFNALAAQPDVRVRYVRHADDLAGADLIILPGSKNTLGDLMWLQESALAHGILQAQRQGVPVLGICGGYQMLGDTLIDEVESGLGTLPGLGLLNTVTRFAPHKTTTQATATLDGALPGWLAAVSGMALRGYEIHMGETTRLDGAQSLMQLCKNGQYSVDGAVSDDGQVFGTYLHGLFDSDAFTRALVNGLRERKGLAALDSDFHYARYKAQQFDILAESMRQHIDIEKIYTIMREHQEP from the coding sequence ATGACTCAGGCCATTATGTTGCAAGGCACCGCATCCGACGTCGGCAAAAGTATGCTGGTGGCGGGGCTGTGCCGGATTTTCTATCAAGATGGCCTACGAACCGCGCCGTTTAAATCGCAGAATATGGCGCTCAATTCCGGCATCACGCCGGACGGCAAAGAGATGGGCCGCGCACAGATATTCCAGGCCGAAGCCGCCGGTATTGCGCCGGACGTGCGGATGAACCCGATCCTTCTTAAACCGACCAGCGACCGCAAAGCGCAGATTGTGCTGATGGGTGAGGTGGCCAGCAACATGGACGCCGTCAGCTATCACAACTACAAGCCAAAGCTGCGTGAACAAATCATCTCGGTGTATCAAAGCCTGGCGCAGGAGTACGACGTTCTGGTGCTGGAAGGGGCGGGCAGCCCGGCGGAAATCAACCTCCGCGACCGGGATATTGTCAATATGGGGATGGCGGAGATGGCGCAGTGCCCGGTGATTCTGGTCGCCGATATCGACCGTGGCGGCGTGTTTGCCTCCATTTACGGTACGCTGGCGCTGCTGCAAGACCATGAACGCACACGCGTGAAGGGCGTCATTATCAATAAATTTCGCGGTGACGTGGCGCTGCTGTATTCCGGTATTGAGCAGGTTGAAGCGCTCACCAATGTGCCCGTGCTGGGCGTGATGCCGTGGCTTGAGGTTGATCTTGAAGATGAGGACGGCGTGGCGCTGCAAAAGGGCAAATACCGTCATATTCAGCAGCGTGAGATTGATGTGGCGGTGGTGCAGTTGCCCCATATCTCTAACTTCACCGACTTCAACGCGCTGGCGGCACAGCCGGATGTTCGCGTGCGTTACGTGCGCCATGCGGATGATTTAGCCGGTGCCGATCTGATTATCCTGCCGGGAAGTAAAAATACGCTCGGCGATCTGATGTGGCTTCAGGAAAGCGCGCTGGCGCATGGCATTTTGCAGGCGCAGCGTCAGGGGGTACCGGTACTCGGGATTTGCGGCGGCTATCAAATGCTGGGCGATACGCTGATTGATGAGGTGGAATCGGGGCTGGGAACGCTGCCTGGTTTAGGGCTACTCAATACGGTTACCCGCTTCGCGCCGCATAAAACTACCACGCAGGCGACGGCAACGCTCGATGGCGCGTTACCGGGCTGGCTGGCGGCGGTGTCCGGGATGGCACTGCGTGGCTATGAAATTCATATGGGGGAGACCACACGACTGGATGGCGCTCAGTCTTTGATGCAGCTTTGTAAAAATGGTCAGTACAGCGTGGACGGTGCGGTGAGTGATGATGGCCAGGTATTCGGTACCTATCTTCACGGCCTGTTTGATAGCGATGCGTTTACCCGTGCGCTGGTGAACGGACTGCGTGAACGTAAAGGACTGGCGGCGCTGGACAGTGACTTTCATTACGCCCGCTACAAGGCGCAACAATTTGATATTTTGGCGGAATCTATGCGTCAGCATATTGATATTGAAAAGATTTATACGATTATGCGGGAACATCAGGAGCCGTGA
- the mltA gene encoding murein transglycosylase A, protein MKGRWAKYAVTGAMLAMLAACSSKPTDRGQQYKDGKFTQPFSLVNQPDAVGAPINAGDFAEQVNQIRNASPRLYGNQSNIYSAVQQWLLAGGDTRTMRQYGLDAWQMEGTDNYGNVQFTGYYTPVVQARHTRQGEFQYPLYRMPPKRGKLPSRAGIYAGQLSDNYILAYSNSLMDNFIMDVQGSGYIDFGDGSPLNFFSYAGKNGWSYKSIGKVLIDRGEVKREDMSMQAIRHWGETHSEAQVQELLEQNPSFVFFKPQSFAPVKGASAVPLIGRASVASDRSVIPPGTTLLAEVPQLDNDGKFNGQYELRLMVALDVGGAIKGQHFDIYQGIGADAGHRAGWYNHYGRVWVLKSAGNAGNVFSG, encoded by the coding sequence ATGAAAGGACGTTGGGCAAAATATGCAGTAACAGGGGCAATGCTGGCGATGCTGGCGGCCTGTTCGTCAAAACCGACCGATCGCGGTCAGCAGTATAAAGACGGGAAATTCACCCAGCCTTTCTCACTGGTCAATCAACCTGATGCCGTCGGCGCGCCAATAAATGCGGGCGACTTTGCAGAGCAGGTCAATCAGATTCGTAACGCCTCTCCGCGCCTGTATGGCAACCAGAGCAATATTTATAGCGCGGTGCAGCAGTGGCTGCTCGCCGGTGGTGATACCCGCACCATGCGTCAGTACGGCCTTGATGCCTGGCAGATGGAAGGCACCGATAACTACGGCAACGTACAGTTTACCGGCTACTACACGCCGGTGGTGCAGGCGCGTCATACACGCCAGGGCGAGTTCCAGTATCCGCTTTATCGCATGCCGCCGAAGCGCGGTAAGCTACCGTCTCGTGCCGGGATTTATGCTGGACAGTTAAGCGACAACTATATTCTTGCCTACAGCAACTCGCTGATGGATAACTTCATCATGGACGTTCAGGGCAGCGGATATATTGATTTTGGCGATGGCTCGCCGCTGAACTTCTTTAGCTATGCGGGTAAAAACGGTTGGTCATATAAAAGCATCGGTAAAGTGCTTATCGATCGCGGTGAAGTGAAACGCGAGGATATGTCGATGCAGGCTATCCGTCACTGGGGTGAGACGCACAGCGAAGCGCAAGTTCAGGAATTGCTGGAGCAAAACCCGTCGTTTGTGTTCTTCAAACCGCAGTCTTTCGCTCCGGTGAAAGGAGCTAGCGCCGTGCCGCTGATTGGCCGTGCATCGGTCGCGTCTGACCGCAGCGTAATCCCGCCGGGGACGACGCTACTGGCGGAGGTGCCGCAGCTGGATAATGACGGTAAATTTAACGGCCAGTACGAACTGCGCTTAATGGTGGCGCTGGATGTGGGTGGGGCGATTAAGGGCCAGCACTTTGATATCTACCAGGGGATCGGTGCAGATGCCGGGCATCGCGCAGGTTGGTATAATCACTACGGACGCGTGTGGGTGCTGAAGTCAGCAGGCAACGCGGGTAATGTATTTAGCGGTTAA
- the tcdA gene encoding tRNA cyclic N6-threonylcarbamoyladenosine(37) synthase TcdA gives MSVISDAWRQRFGGTARLYGEKALQVFADAHVCVVGIGGVGSWAAEALARTGIGAITLIDMDDVCVTNTNRQIHALGGNVGLAKAEVMAERIRQINPECQVTVVDDFVTPENVADYMGVGYSYVVDAIDSVRPKAALIAYCRRYKVPLVTTGGAGGQIDPTQIQVSDLAKTIQDPLAAKLRERLKSEFGVVKNSKGKLGVDCVFSTEALVYPQSDGSVCAMKSTAEGPKRMDCASGFGAATMVTATFGFVAVSHALKKMLAKEARQASV, from the coding sequence ATGTCTGTTATCAGTGACGCCTGGCGTCAGCGTTTTGGCGGCACGGCACGTTTATACGGTGAAAAAGCCTTGCAAGTTTTCGCCGACGCGCACGTTTGCGTGGTGGGCATTGGCGGTGTGGGTAGCTGGGCGGCGGAAGCGCTGGCGCGTACCGGCATCGGCGCGATTACGTTGATTGATATGGATGATGTGTGTGTCACCAACACTAACCGACAGATCCATGCGCTGGGCGGCAACGTCGGGCTGGCAAAAGCCGAGGTGATGGCGGAGCGTATTCGACAGATTAACCCTGAGTGCCAGGTTACCGTGGTGGACGATTTCGTCACTCCGGAAAACGTGGCTGATTATATGGGCGTGGGCTACAGCTATGTGGTTGATGCCATCGACAGCGTGCGCCCAAAAGCAGCGCTGATTGCCTACTGCCGCCGCTATAAGGTGCCGCTTGTGACTACCGGAGGCGCAGGTGGGCAAATTGACCCGACGCAGATTCAGGTGAGTGATTTAGCGAAAACCATTCAGGATCCGCTGGCAGCCAAGTTACGCGAGCGGCTGAAAAGTGAATTTGGCGTGGTGAAGAACAGCAAAGGCAAGCTGGGCGTAGACTGCGTCTTTTCTACCGAAGCGCTGGTCTATCCGCAGTCGGACGGTTCCGTCTGCGCGATGAAAAGCACTGCGGAAGGGCCAAAGCGCATGGACTGTGCATCCGGTTTTGGCGCAGCCACTATGGTCACCGCCACCTTTGGTTTTGTGGCGGTATCGCATGCGTTGAAAAAGATGCTCGCGAAAGAGGCGCGTCAGGCTAGCGTCTGA
- the csdE gene encoding cysteine desulfurase sulfur acceptor subunit CsdE: MTTSLLAGHPFGTTVTPETLRQQFSALSQWEDKYRQLILLGKQLPPLSDDLKAQAQEIPGCENRVWLGYTLQTNGTLHFFGDSEGRIVRGLLAVLLTAVEGKRPADIVENDPLGLFDDLGLSGQLSASRTQGLTALCEAMVNAARQTLA; the protein is encoded by the coding sequence ATGACAACTTCTTTACTCGCTGGACACCCGTTCGGCACCACCGTAACGCCTGAAACGTTGCGGCAGCAGTTTAGCGCCCTTTCGCAGTGGGAAGACAAATACCGTCAGCTGATTTTGTTGGGTAAGCAGCTTCCCCCGCTTTCCGACGACCTGAAAGCCCAGGCACAAGAGATTCCCGGCTGCGAAAACCGCGTCTGGTTGGGCTATACGCTGCAAACAAACGGCACATTGCACTTCTTTGGCGATAGCGAGGGGAGAATTGTCCGCGGGCTGCTGGCAGTACTGTTGACCGCCGTGGAAGGCAAAAGACCCGCGGATATTGTCGAAAACGATCCGCTGGGCCTGTTTGATGATCTGGGGCTAAGCGGCCAGCTTAGCGCCTCACGCACTCAGGGTCTGACGGCCCTTTGCGAGGCAATGGTTAACGCTGCGCGTCAGACGCTAGCCTGA